Proteins encoded together in one bacterium window:
- a CDS encoding cardiolipin synthase B gives MPGTPLHESPRRGDPAGAAARSLPMPRHGSASGGLRPRLGALFQRALRRTAEAPLTFGNAATLLVDGTAAFPAMLETIAGARRRVIFENYIIRDDDVGRRFARALAERARAGVEVFVLYDWLGCMRTGHAFWDELRRAGCHVRCFAPPSLRHPFRVLRRDHRKLVLADARVAIVGGLCIGNEWDDLGNGPPWRDTAVLLEGPIGHELDRSFARVWKRAGGGVIPPLQPAERGTPGTIPARVVDGPPAAARAYRLYQLIAALAEHSIYITGAYPLAPAPLRRALASAARAGVDVRLLAPGRSDIPIVNQAARARYGSLLRAGVRIYEWNGPMLHAKTVVADGTWALVGSSNLNPFSLFGCHELDVEIQDGAIAQQLERQFLADLENATEITLDAWPRRSRAQRFRERLAAALLWFPHRLYSG, from the coding sequence ATGCCAGGGACGCCGCTGCATGAATCGCCTCGCCGTGGAGATCCCGCCGGCGCGGCTGCCCGATCGCTCCCAATGCCGCGACACGGTTCCGCATCCGGCGGCCTGCGTCCCCGGCTCGGCGCGTTGTTCCAGCGCGCGCTGCGCCGCACGGCCGAAGCGCCGCTGACGTTCGGCAACGCCGCGACGTTGCTCGTAGACGGAACCGCCGCCTTTCCCGCGATGCTGGAGACGATCGCGGGCGCGCGCCGCCGCGTCATCTTCGAGAACTACATCATCCGGGACGACGACGTGGGGCGCCGGTTCGCGCGTGCGCTCGCCGAGCGCGCCCGGGCAGGCGTCGAGGTGTTCGTCCTCTACGACTGGCTCGGCTGCATGCGCACCGGCCACGCCTTCTGGGACGAACTGCGCCGTGCCGGCTGCCACGTCCGCTGCTTCGCTCCGCCCTCGCTACGCCACCCCTTCCGCGTCCTGCGCCGCGACCACCGCAAGCTCGTGCTCGCGGATGCGCGCGTCGCCATCGTCGGCGGCCTCTGCATCGGCAACGAGTGGGACGACCTCGGCAACGGACCGCCGTGGCGCGATACCGCCGTGCTGCTCGAGGGCCCCATCGGCCACGAGCTGGACCGATCGTTCGCGCGCGTCTGGAAGCGCGCCGGCGGCGGCGTGATCCCGCCGCTCCAGCCGGCGGAGCGCGGCACGCCGGGAACGATCCCCGCCCGCGTCGTGGACGGCCCGCCCGCCGCGGCCCGCGCCTACCGCCTCTACCAGCTCATTGCGGCGCTGGCCGAGCACAGCATCTACATCACCGGCGCGTACCCGCTCGCGCCCGCGCCGCTGCGCCGCGCGCTCGCCTCCGCTGCGCGCGCCGGCGTTGACGTGCGGCTGCTCGCGCCCGGGCGCTCGGACATCCCCATCGTCAACCAGGCGGCGCGAGCACGCTACGGCTCGCTGCTCCGGGCGGGCGTGCGCATCTACGAGTGGAACGGCCCCATGCTCCACGCCAAGACCGTCGTCGCGGATGGGACGTGGGCGCTCGTCGGCTCGAGCAACCTGAACCCGTTCAGCCTGTTCGGCTGCCACGAGCTGGACGTGGAGATCCAGGACGGCGCCATCGCGCAGCAGCTGGAGCGGCAGTTCCTCGCCGATCTCGAGAACGCAACCGAGATCACCCTCGATGCATGGCCCCGCCGCTCGCGAGCGCAGCGCTTCCGCGAACGCCTCGCCGCCGCGCTCTTGTGGTTTCCGCACCGGTTGTACAGCGGGTGA
- a CDS encoding DNA topoisomerase — MARSRGKDWWLRVGSPAEGFRFVDADGRPVPAEEVEGRIRSLAIPPAWTGVHISPDPDHKVQAWGFDSAGRKQYIYHPRYVAWRAARKWGRVLRFARLLPRIRAATDRHLARPELDRLKVLATVVRLTNRGFFRIGSERYAVRNRTFGICTLRKSHVEVRGNTLIFTYPGKRRKDQRQVIADTPLVDIVRELLALPGSRLFRYRDGDRIRNVTAHAVNRYLRSIAGARCTSKDMRTFGGTVRAAIVLAELGPPRSEREAKRNIALCCRLVAHELGNTPAICRSAYIHPAVLEEYRRGRTIQMLMQDGGQRDPAAGPGPDAYYPEEAALIDFLERHTAAGRPRRGAARNARDAAA, encoded by the coding sequence ATGGCTCGATCGCGCGGCAAGGACTGGTGGCTCCGCGTCGGCTCGCCGGCCGAGGGCTTCCGGTTCGTGGATGCGGACGGCCGGCCCGTGCCGGCCGAGGAGGTGGAGGGGAGGATCCGTTCGCTGGCCATCCCGCCGGCCTGGACGGGCGTGCACATCTCGCCCGATCCGGACCACAAGGTGCAGGCGTGGGGGTTCGATTCCGCAGGCCGCAAACAGTACATCTACCACCCGCGCTACGTGGCCTGGCGCGCCGCGCGGAAGTGGGGCCGCGTGCTCCGGTTCGCGCGGCTGCTCCCCCGCATCCGCGCCGCGACGGACCGGCACCTCGCCCGGCCGGAGCTGGATCGCCTCAAAGTGCTCGCAACGGTCGTGCGACTCACGAACCGGGGGTTCTTCCGCATCGGCAGCGAGCGCTACGCCGTGCGCAACCGCACGTTCGGCATCTGCACGCTGCGCAAGAGCCACGTCGAGGTGCGCGGCAACACGCTGATCTTCACGTATCCCGGCAAACGAAGGAAGGACCAGCGGCAGGTGATCGCGGACACGCCGCTCGTGGACATCGTGCGCGAGCTGCTCGCGCTGCCCGGGAGCCGCCTCTTCCGGTACCGCGACGGCGATCGCATCCGCAACGTGACCGCGCACGCGGTGAACCGCTACCTCCGCAGCATTGCGGGCGCGCGGTGCACATCGAAGGACATGCGCACGTTCGGCGGCACGGTGCGCGCCGCCATCGTGCTCGCGGAGCTAGGCCCGCCCCGCTCGGAGCGCGAGGCGAAGCGCAACATCGCCTTGTGCTGCCGGCTGGTCGCTCACGAGCTGGGCAACACGCCGGCGATCTGCCGCAGCGCGTACATCCACCCGGCGGTGCTGGAGGAGTACCGGCGCGGCCGCACGATCCAGATGCTCATGCAGGACGGCGGGCAGCGCGACCCGGCCGCGGGTCCGGGCCCGGACGCGTACTACCCCGAGGAGGCCGCGCTCATCGACTTCCTGGAGCGCCACACCGCTGCTGGCCGCCCGCGCCGCGGCGCCGCTCGCAATGCCAGGGACGCCGCTGCATGA